One Streptomyces sp. R28 DNA window includes the following coding sequences:
- a CDS encoding Zn-dependent alcohol dehydrogenase has translation MRAAVLHEIGQDKLEVLDDVEAVGFGPGKVRVRVRATGLCHSDLSAMSGVLPQPGPFVPGHEGAGEIVEVGEGVRTLKPGDRVVVCWLPACGACPACKRGQTELCLAGFMNAGTPNFRRPAGDVFGFAGTGTFAEEVVVDAGCAVPIPDDVPFDIAALIGCGVTTGLGAALNTADVEAGSSVAVIGCGGVGISAIQGARLKGAAEIVAVDPVASRRDSALKFGATKAVSPDELADAKQQVTGGEGFDYVFEVVGKSATARTAYENTRRGGTLVVVGAGAMDDFLQLNMFELFFDEKRILPSMYGGGDVLRSYERTIALWRSGRIDLAGLITHRVPLADINEALDQMRTGAALRTCIEI, from the coding sequence ATGCGAGCAGCCGTACTGCACGAGATCGGTCAGGACAAGCTCGAGGTCCTCGACGACGTCGAGGCGGTGGGCTTCGGGCCCGGAAAGGTGAGGGTCCGGGTGCGGGCGACCGGGCTGTGCCACTCGGACCTGTCCGCGATGTCGGGCGTGCTTCCGCAGCCGGGGCCGTTCGTGCCCGGTCACGAGGGCGCGGGCGAGATCGTCGAAGTCGGGGAAGGCGTGCGCACCCTGAAGCCCGGCGACCGGGTCGTCGTCTGCTGGCTCCCCGCCTGCGGAGCCTGCCCCGCCTGCAAGCGCGGCCAGACCGAGCTGTGCCTGGCCGGGTTCATGAACGCCGGCACCCCCAACTTCAGGCGCCCCGCCGGGGACGTCTTCGGCTTCGCCGGCACCGGCACCTTCGCCGAGGAGGTCGTCGTCGACGCCGGATGCGCGGTGCCGATCCCCGACGACGTGCCCTTCGACATCGCCGCCCTCATCGGCTGCGGGGTGACCACGGGACTCGGCGCCGCCCTCAACACCGCCGACGTGGAGGCCGGTTCGTCGGTCGCCGTCATCGGCTGCGGAGGCGTCGGCATCTCCGCGATCCAGGGCGCCCGGCTCAAGGGGGCCGCCGAGATCGTCGCCGTCGACCCGGTCGCCTCGCGCCGTGACTCCGCGCTGAAGTTCGGCGCCACGAAGGCGGTCTCCCCGGACGAGCTGGCCGACGCCAAGCAACAGGTCACCGGCGGCGAGGGCTTCGACTACGTCTTCGAGGTCGTCGGCAAGTCGGCCACCGCCCGCACGGCCTACGAGAACACCCGGCGCGGCGGCACGCTCGTCGTCGTCGGCGCGGGCGCCATGGACGACTTCCTGCAGCTCAACATGTTCGAGCTGTTCTTCGACGAGAAGCGGATCCTGCCGTCCATGTACGGCGGAGGGGACGTCCTGCGCTCCTACGAGCGGACGATCGCGCTCTGGCGCTCGGGCCGGATCGACCTCGCCGGCCTGATCACCCACCGCGTGCCGCTCGCCGACATCAACGAGGCCCTGGACCAGATGCGGACAGGCGCGGCGCTGCGTACGTGCATCGAGATCTGA
- a CDS encoding Nif3-like dinuclear metal center hexameric protein: MPRLSEVIAALENLWPSERAESWDAVGTVVGDPNQEVSRVLFAVDPVQEIVDEAVKLGADLLVTHHPLYLRGTTTVAASTFKGRVVHTLIKNDIALHVAHTNADTADPGVSDALAGALDLRVVRPLVPDATDPEGRRGLGRVCELDHPLTVRELAARAAERLPATAQGIRVAGDPEAAIRTIAVSGGSGDSLFDQVRAAGVDAFLTADLRHHPASEAVAHSPLALLDAAHWATEWPWCELAAAQLDEISDRNGWDLRVHVSKTVTDPWTAHAASTITDTSGAPN, encoded by the coding sequence GTGCCCCGTCTGTCTGAAGTCATCGCCGCGCTGGAGAACCTGTGGCCCTCCGAGCGGGCCGAGTCCTGGGACGCGGTCGGCACCGTCGTGGGCGACCCCAACCAGGAGGTCTCCCGGGTCCTGTTCGCCGTCGACCCGGTCCAGGAGATCGTGGACGAGGCGGTGAAGCTGGGCGCCGACCTGCTGGTCACCCACCACCCGCTCTACCTTCGCGGTACGACGACGGTCGCGGCCTCCACCTTCAAGGGGCGGGTCGTCCACACGCTGATCAAGAACGACATCGCGCTGCACGTCGCGCACACCAACGCGGACACCGCGGACCCGGGAGTCAGCGACGCGCTGGCCGGTGCGCTGGACCTGCGTGTCGTACGACCGCTGGTGCCCGACGCGACCGATCCGGAGGGCCGCCGGGGCCTCGGCCGTGTCTGCGAGCTCGATCACCCCCTCACCGTCCGCGAACTGGCCGCCCGCGCCGCCGAGCGGCTGCCCGCCACCGCGCAGGGCATCCGCGTGGCCGGCGACCCGGAGGCCGCGATCCGCACGATCGCCGTCAGCGGCGGCTCCGGCGACAGCCTCTTCGACCAGGTACGCGCCGCCGGCGTGGACGCCTTCCTCACCGCGGACCTCCGCCACCACCCGGCGTCCGAGGCCGTGGCCCACAGTCCTCTCGCGCTGCTCGACGCGGCGCACTGGGCCACCGAGTGGCCCTGGTGCGAGCTGGCCGCCGCCCAGCTCGACGAGATCTCCGACCGCAACGGATGGGACCTGCGCGTCCACGTCTCGAAGACGGTCACCGACCCCTGGACCGCCCACGCGGCGTCCACCATCACGGACACATCTGGAGCCCCCAACTGA
- a CDS encoding SigE family RNA polymerase sigma factor: MGDRKAARDSEFQSFVIGRWPQLMRTAFLLTGEQHAAEDLVQSTLEQVYVAWRRVGSADDPEAYVRRVMINAHARKHRRRLGEFLAPKDDSGLVREVADTGDRIAQAEDRSALLSALAQLPPRQREAVVLRYWEDLTETQTAEAMGCSVGAVKSNAAKGIAKLRAIPGLAEMVTQGGRK; encoded by the coding sequence ATGGGGGATCGCAAGGCGGCTCGGGACTCGGAGTTCCAGAGCTTTGTCATCGGCCGCTGGCCGCAGTTGATGCGTACGGCATTTCTCCTCACGGGGGAGCAGCACGCCGCGGAGGACCTGGTCCAGTCGACGCTCGAGCAGGTCTACGTGGCCTGGCGTCGCGTCGGCTCGGCCGACGACCCGGAGGCGTATGTACGGCGCGTGATGATCAACGCGCACGCACGCAAACACCGCAGAAGGCTCGGGGAGTTCCTCGCGCCCAAGGACGACTCCGGCCTGGTGCGCGAGGTGGCGGACACCGGCGACCGCATCGCCCAGGCCGAGGACCGCAGCGCCCTGCTGTCGGCGCTCGCCCAACTGCCGCCACGGCAGCGGGAGGCGGTGGTCCTGCGGTACTGGGAGGACCTGACCGAGACGCAGACGGCGGAGGCGATGGGCTGCTCCGTCGGCGCGGTGAAGAGCAACGCGGCCAAGGGGATCGCGAAGCTCCGCGCCATACCGGGCCTGGCCGAGATGGTGACGCAGGGAGGGCGTAAGTGA
- a CDS encoding 3-oxoacyl-ACP reductase translates to MSLPLEGLSAIVTGAGRGLGRAEALELARLGAAVVVNDYGQPGRDGSGAASTGPAEEVAAEIRATGGKALAHTGDVADFQQAGALVELAIAEFGKLDILVNNAGILRDRMVFSMAEEEWDSVIRVHLKGHFNTIRFAAAHWRERSKAAGGPVYGRVVNTSSEAFLAGSAGQPNYAAAKGGIVGLTTSTALALAKYGVTANAICPRARTRMTEDVFAGLGRPDNGLDPLAPEHVAPLVGYLAAPAAARINGQLLVVHGGMVAIVERPRVAAKFDSKQETFTYDELDAVLGPHYADRPQGETFGAVEVLGLKRT, encoded by the coding sequence ATGTCACTGCCACTTGAGGGACTGTCCGCGATCGTCACCGGCGCCGGGCGCGGCCTCGGCCGGGCCGAGGCGCTGGAACTCGCCCGGCTCGGCGCCGCCGTCGTCGTCAACGACTACGGACAGCCCGGCCGGGACGGCTCGGGCGCGGCCTCCACCGGGCCCGCCGAGGAGGTCGCCGCCGAGATCCGTGCGACGGGCGGCAAGGCACTCGCACACACCGGGGACGTCGCCGACTTCCAACAGGCTGGAGCGCTGGTCGAGTTGGCGATCGCCGAGTTCGGCAAGCTGGACATCCTGGTCAACAACGCGGGCATCCTGCGCGACCGCATGGTCTTCTCCATGGCCGAGGAGGAGTGGGACTCGGTGATCCGGGTCCACCTCAAGGGCCACTTCAACACCATCCGCTTCGCCGCCGCACACTGGCGCGAGCGCTCCAAGGCGGCGGGCGGGCCGGTGTACGGGCGGGTCGTGAACACCTCCTCGGAGGCGTTCCTCGCAGGCTCCGCCGGACAGCCCAACTACGCGGCGGCCAAGGGCGGAATCGTCGGACTCACCACCTCCACCGCCCTCGCGCTCGCCAAGTACGGCGTGACGGCGAACGCCATCTGCCCGCGCGCCCGTACCCGGATGACCGAGGACGTCTTCGCGGGCCTCGGCCGGCCGGACAACGGCCTGGACCCGCTCGCCCCCGAGCACGTCGCCCCGCTCGTCGGCTACTTGGCCGCGCCGGCGGCCGCCCGGATCAACGGCCAGCTGCTCGTCGTACACGGCGGCATGGTGGCGATCGTCGAACGGCCGCGGGTCGCCGCGAAGTTCGACAGCAAGCAGGAGACGTTCACGTACGACGAGCTGGACGCCGTACTCGGTCCGCACTACGCCGACCGGCCGCAAGGCGAGACCTTCGGGGCGGTGGAAGTGCTGGGCCTGAAAAGGACGTAG
- a CDS encoding MFS transporter translates to MLGAADATTRMSRRTAPPTWLVVALACAGQFLVVLDVSVVNVALPSMRADLGLSAQGLQWVVNAYAIAFAGFMLLGGRAGDLYGRKRMFLVGLGLFTLASLAGGLAQQDWQLLLARAVQGLGAAVLAPSTLTIVTAAVPQGAARARAIGTWTAVGAGGGAAGGLVGGVLVDVLSWRWVLLINVPVGAVVLAGAVRLLAESRAGDGRRLDLPGAVLVTAGLATLAYGISQTEAEGWTATATVVPLLAGLALIGVFLVVESRTAGPLMPLGLFRVRAVSSANVAMFLCGSAMFCMWFFMTLYVQNVLGYTPLEAGLALVPSSLAVLFGSKLAPRLMPAVGARNVAALGTAVAAVGFGWQSMLSAQGAYVTSVMVPGILMMLGAGLGATPLAALATSGAQPGEAGLVSGLVNTSRTMGGSLGLAVMSTIAAARSAGSGSPQALTEGYALVFRTSAVVLVAGTALILLWLPRKTSAS, encoded by the coding sequence ATGCTCGGAGCCGCTGACGCCACCACCCGCATGTCCCGCCGTACCGCGCCGCCCACCTGGCTGGTGGTGGCGCTGGCGTGCGCCGGGCAGTTCCTGGTCGTGCTCGACGTGTCCGTCGTGAACGTGGCGCTGCCCTCGATGCGGGCCGATCTCGGGCTGAGCGCCCAGGGCCTGCAGTGGGTGGTGAACGCGTACGCGATCGCCTTCGCGGGGTTCATGCTGCTCGGCGGGCGGGCCGGGGACCTCTACGGCCGCAAGCGGATGTTCCTCGTCGGGCTCGGCCTGTTCACCCTGGCCTCGCTGGCCGGCGGGCTGGCCCAGCAGGACTGGCAGCTGCTTCTCGCGCGGGCCGTGCAGGGGCTGGGCGCCGCGGTGCTGGCGCCCTCGACGCTGACGATCGTGACGGCGGCGGTGCCTCAGGGGGCGGCGCGTGCGCGGGCCATCGGCACCTGGACGGCCGTGGGCGCGGGGGGTGGTGCGGCGGGCGGGCTCGTCGGCGGGGTGCTCGTCGACGTGCTGTCGTGGCGGTGGGTGCTGCTGATCAACGTGCCGGTGGGCGCGGTGGTGCTGGCCGGTGCCGTGCGCCTGCTCGCGGAGAGCCGGGCGGGGGACGGGCGGCGGCTGGATCTGCCGGGGGCGGTGCTGGTGACGGCGGGGCTCGCGACGCTGGCGTACGGCATCTCGCAGACGGAGGCCGAGGGCTGGACGGCGACGGCCACGGTGGTGCCGCTGCTGGCCGGCCTGGCGCTGATCGGGGTGTTCCTCGTCGTGGAGTCGCGTACGGCGGGTCCGCTGATGCCGCTCGGGCTGTTCCGGGTGCGGGCGGTGTCGTCGGCGAACGTCGCGATGTTCCTGTGCGGGTCGGCGATGTTCTGCATGTGGTTCTTCATGACGCTGTACGTGCAGAACGTCCTCGGCTACACCCCGCTGGAGGCCGGACTGGCACTGGTGCCGAGCTCGCTGGCCGTGCTCTTCGGGTCCAAGCTCGCGCCGCGGCTCATGCCGGCGGTGGGCGCGCGCAACGTCGCGGCGCTGGGCACGGCCGTCGCGGCCGTCGGCTTCGGCTGGCAGTCGATGCTGAGCGCGCAGGGCGCGTATGTGACCTCGGTCATGGTGCCCGGGATCTTGATGATGCTGGGCGCGGGTCTGGGGGCCACCCCTCTCGCGGCGCTGGCCACGTCCGGGGCGCAGCCGGGAGAGGCCGGGCTGGTGTCGGGGCTGGTCAACACCTCGCGCACGATGGGCGGTTCGCTGGGGCTGGCCGTCATGTCCACGATCGCGGCGGCGCGGTCGGCGGGGAGCGGGTCGCCGCAGGCGCTGACGGAGGGGTACGCCTTGGTGTTCCGCACGTCTGCGGTGGTGCTCGTGGCGGGGACGGCGCTGATCCTGCTGTGGCTGCCGAGAAAAACGTCCGCGTCCTGA
- a CDS encoding response regulator, producing the protein MPRDHRPAKSIRVLLAEDQGMMRGALALLLGMEPDIEVVAQVSAGDAIVDAALVRRPDVALLDIELPGLSGLDAAAELRDQVPDCRVLILTTFGRPGYLRRAMEAGAAGFLVKDGPVEELAVAIRRVLTGETVIDPALAAAALSAGPNPLTARECDVLNAAVDGATVADIAGKLHLSESTVRNYLSSAIGKTGTRNRMEALREARQQGWL; encoded by the coding sequence ATGCCGCGGGACCACCGGCCCGCCAAGTCCATCCGGGTTCTGCTCGCCGAGGACCAGGGCATGATGCGCGGAGCACTCGCCTTACTGCTCGGGATGGAGCCGGACATCGAGGTCGTGGCGCAGGTGTCGGCCGGGGACGCGATCGTGGACGCCGCCCTCGTCCGCCGCCCGGACGTCGCCCTTCTCGACATCGAGCTGCCGGGCCTCAGCGGGCTGGACGCCGCGGCCGAGCTGCGCGACCAGGTTCCCGACTGCCGGGTGCTGATCCTGACGACCTTCGGCCGCCCCGGCTATCTGCGCCGGGCCATGGAGGCGGGAGCCGCCGGTTTCCTGGTGAAGGACGGCCCCGTGGAGGAACTGGCGGTCGCGATCCGCCGTGTCCTGACCGGCGAGACGGTGATCGACCCGGCCCTCGCCGCGGCCGCTCTCAGCGCCGGCCCCAACCCGCTCACCGCCCGCGAGTGCGACGTCCTCAACGCCGCGGTGGACGGCGCGACGGTCGCCGACATCGCCGGCAAGCTCCACCTCTCCGAGTCCACGGTCCGCAACTACCTCTCCTCCGCAATCGGCAAGACCGGCACCCGCAACCGGATGGAGGCGCTGCGGGAGGCACGGCAGCAAGGGTGGCTGTAG
- a CDS encoding zinc ribbon domain-containing protein, which translates to MNAEPADQIRLLDVQALDVRLQQLAHKRKSLPEHAEIETLTKDHTQLRDLLVAAQTEESDCAREQTKAEQDVDQVRQRAARDQQRLDSGAISSPKDLENLQHEIVSLAKRQGDLEDIVLEVMERRESAQERVAELTERVGAVQGKVDDATARRDAAFEEIDGEVAAVTKEREVIAAAVPADLLKLYDKLRGQQGGIGAAKLYQRTCQGCRQELAITELSEIRAAARDTVVRCENCRRILVRTAESGL; encoded by the coding sequence CTGAACGCCGAGCCCGCCGACCAGATCCGCCTCCTCGACGTCCAGGCCCTCGACGTCCGCCTCCAGCAGCTCGCGCACAAGCGGAAGTCGCTGCCGGAGCACGCCGAGATCGAGACGCTGACCAAGGACCACACGCAGCTGCGCGACCTGCTCGTGGCCGCGCAGACCGAGGAGAGCGACTGCGCCCGCGAGCAGACCAAGGCCGAGCAGGACGTGGACCAGGTGCGCCAGCGCGCCGCCCGCGACCAGCAGCGCCTGGACTCCGGCGCCATCAGCTCCCCCAAGGACCTGGAGAACCTCCAGCACGAGATCGTCTCCCTCGCCAAGCGGCAGGGCGACCTGGAGGACATCGTCCTGGAGGTCATGGAGCGCCGCGAGTCCGCGCAGGAGCGGGTCGCCGAGCTGACCGAGCGGGTCGGTGCCGTCCAGGGGAAGGTCGACGACGCGACCGCCCGCCGGGACGCCGCGTTCGAGGAGATCGACGGCGAGGTGGCGGCGGTGACGAAGGAGCGCGAGGTCATCGCGGCCGCCGTGCCGGCCGACCTCCTCAAGCTCTACGACAAGCTGCGCGGGCAGCAGGGCGGCATCGGCGCGGCCAAGCTGTACCAGCGCACCTGCCAGGGCTGCCGCCAGGAGCTCGCCATCACCGAGCTGAGCGAGATCCGCGCGGCGGCTCGGGACACGGTGGTGCGGTGCGAGAACTGCCGCCGGATCCTGGTGCGTACGGCCGAGTCGGGTCTGTAA
- a CDS encoding MaoC/PaaZ C-terminal domain-containing protein, translating to MPIDAAKAVAAEPRTGEIAWTSKDVQLYHLGVGAGIPATDPDELRYTLESRLHVLPSFATVAGSGSPGVISGLSMPGVEVDLAKVLHGGQSLTLHRPIPVQGTATATGRIAAVYDKGKAAVLVMRTEVADADGPLWTNDAQIFVRGEGGWGGDRGPSGRLEPPAGEPDRVVERSVREDQALLYRLSGDWNPLHADPEFAKVAGFERPILHGLCTYGITLKAVVDTLLGGDVTRVRSYVTRFAGVVYPGETLRIRMWRQEGAVRVAVSAVERDDAPVLADTIVEHA from the coding sequence ATGCCCATCGACGCGGCCAAGGCCGTCGCAGCAGAGCCCCGGACGGGCGAGATCGCCTGGACCTCCAAGGACGTGCAGCTCTACCACCTCGGTGTCGGAGCGGGCATCCCGGCGACCGACCCCGATGAGCTGCGCTACACCCTCGAGTCCCGCCTGCACGTCCTGCCGAGCTTCGCCACCGTCGCCGGCTCCGGCTCGCCCGGAGTGATCAGCGGCCTGTCCATGCCCGGTGTCGAGGTCGACCTCGCCAAGGTCCTGCACGGCGGCCAGTCGCTGACCCTCCACCGCCCCATCCCGGTGCAGGGCACCGCGACCGCCACCGGCCGGATCGCCGCCGTCTACGACAAGGGCAAGGCCGCCGTCCTCGTCATGCGCACCGAAGTCGCCGACGCCGACGGCCCGTTGTGGACCAACGACGCCCAGATCTTCGTACGGGGCGAAGGGGGCTGGGGAGGAGACCGGGGGCCCTCCGGGCGGCTCGAACCGCCCGCCGGTGAGCCCGACCGGGTCGTCGAGCGGTCCGTCCGCGAGGACCAGGCCCTGCTGTACCGCCTCTCCGGCGACTGGAACCCCCTGCACGCCGACCCCGAGTTCGCCAAGGTCGCCGGGTTCGAGCGGCCCATCCTGCATGGGCTGTGCACCTACGGCATCACGCTCAAGGCGGTCGTGGACACACTGCTCGGCGGGGACGTGACCCGGGTGCGGTCGTACGTCACCCGGTTCGCCGGGGTCGTGTATCCGGGGGAGACCCTGCGCATCCGCATGTGGCGGCAGGAGGGCGCCGTCCGTGTGGCCGTGAGCGCGGTCGAGCGGGACGACGCGCCCGTCCTTGCCGACACCATCGTTGAACACGCCTGA
- a CDS encoding MFS transporter — translation MTQTTTEQPTGRATGPIVPVLAFAGIVVAVMQTLLVPVIKDLPQLLSTAPSNATWVLTSTLLSGAVATPIMGRLGDLYGKRRMLIASLAVMVIGALVSAFTSTLIPMIAGRTLQGFAMGAIPLGIGLMRDMLPRERLGSAMALMSSSIGVGGGLALPAAALVAQHANWHALFYGAAGLGILAIALTLLVVPESKVRAEGSFDALGALGLSAGLVLFLLPITKGSDWGWTSGSTLGLFAASAVVLLLWGVYELRTQAPLVDLRTTARPAVLFTNLASIMVGVSFYVVSLVLPQLLQLPKETGYGLGQSMVVAGLLVAPLGLTMMFTAPVYARLSAKYGPKTTLILGLLIIAIGYGAGLGLMSAPWQSLVISVVLGAGIGLAYSSLPALIVGAVPASETGAANGLNTLMRSIGTSVSSAVIGMVLANTANNVGGVEIPTMHGFRVSFLIATAAVAVGLLLALFLPKQRPASAHPQLRASSEEDANLERAEEALRGFRGRVLDATGTPVARAKVTLIDRRGRQAGATLSADDGTYTLAVPTQGAYVLAARADGHAPLASSATHTGDDSPVDLDLSLPGEPVTA, via the coding sequence ATGACACAAACGACGACTGAACAGCCCACCGGCAGAGCGACCGGCCCCATCGTCCCGGTCCTCGCCTTCGCGGGCATCGTTGTCGCGGTGATGCAGACCCTGCTCGTCCCGGTCATCAAGGACCTGCCGCAGCTGCTGAGCACCGCGCCCAGCAACGCCACCTGGGTCCTGACCTCCACACTGCTCTCGGGCGCCGTGGCCACCCCGATCATGGGCCGGCTCGGTGACCTCTACGGCAAGCGGCGCATGCTGATCGCCAGCCTGGCCGTGATGGTGATCGGCGCGCTGGTCAGCGCGTTCACCAGCACCCTGATACCCATGATCGCCGGCCGCACCCTCCAGGGCTTCGCGATGGGCGCCATCCCGCTCGGGATCGGCCTCATGCGCGACATGCTGCCCCGCGAGCGGCTCGGCTCGGCGATGGCCCTGATGAGCTCCTCGATCGGCGTCGGCGGCGGACTCGCACTGCCCGCCGCGGCCCTGGTCGCCCAGCACGCGAACTGGCACGCCCTCTTCTACGGCGCCGCCGGCCTCGGCATCCTCGCCATCGCCCTCACCCTCCTCGTCGTACCGGAGTCCAAGGTCCGCGCGGAAGGCTCCTTCGACGCCCTCGGCGCACTCGGCCTCTCCGCCGGCCTCGTCCTCTTCCTCCTGCCGATCACCAAGGGCAGCGACTGGGGCTGGACGTCGGGCAGCACGCTCGGCCTGTTCGCCGCGTCGGCCGTCGTCCTCCTCCTCTGGGGCGTGTACGAGCTGCGCACCCAGGCACCCCTCGTCGACCTGCGCACCACGGCCCGCCCGGCCGTCCTCTTCACCAACCTCGCCTCGATCATGGTCGGCGTCAGCTTCTACGTCGTCTCCCTGGTCCTGCCCCAGCTCCTCCAGCTGCCCAAGGAGACGGGCTACGGCCTCGGCCAGTCGATGGTCGTGGCGGGCCTGCTCGTCGCCCCCCTGGGCCTGACGATGATGTTCACCGCCCCCGTCTACGCCCGCCTCTCGGCGAAGTACGGCCCCAAGACCACCCTGATCCTCGGCCTGCTGATCATCGCCATCGGCTACGGCGCCGGCCTCGGCCTGATGAGCGCCCCCTGGCAGAGCCTCGTCATCTCCGTGGTCCTCGGCGCGGGCATCGGCCTCGCGTACTCCTCCCTCCCCGCCCTGATCGTCGGCGCCGTCCCGGCCTCGGAGACAGGCGCGGCGAACGGCCTCAACACCCTGATGCGTTCCATCGGTACGTCCGTGTCGAGCGCCGTCATCGGCATGGTGCTGGCCAACACCGCGAACAACGTCGGCGGCGTCGAGATCCCGACGATGCACGGCTTCCGCGTCTCCTTCCTGATCGCGACCGCCGCGGTCGCCGTGGGCCTCCTCCTGGCCCTCTTCCTCCCGAAGCAGCGCCCCGCCTCCGCCCACCCGCAGCTGCGCGCCAGCAGCGAGGAGGACGCGAACCTGGAGCGCGCCGAAGAGGCGCTGCGCGGCTTCCGCGGCCGCGTCCTGGACGCCACCGGCACCCCCGTCGCCCGCGCCAAGGTGACCCTGATCGACCGCCGGGGCCGCCAGGCCGGCGCCACCCTCTCGGCGGACGACGGCACCTACACCCTCGCCGTCCCCACCCAGGGCGCCTACGTCCTGGCCGCCCGAGCCGACGGCCACGCCCCGCTCGCCTCGTCGGCCACGCACACCGGCGACGACAGCCCGGTCGACCTGGACCTGTCGCTGCCGGGAGAGCCGGTCACGGCCTGA
- a CDS encoding sensor histidine kinase yields the protein MSWIRKASCRPTPLEAGKLPDTPDPQPTGYSLLPWLLMGMGAFSNLFRGETPNPWIGGLGLLTFNSLYVYIAFRSFVKEKREAASTRLALVLMTLVTCGLGMGYGGTWLLFFPLLGLATGAVVRMPHLRVAGAVVTVLCAVAAVVRDGWGGIDTAYATWISTMVTAAILSLSEAVRELRAAREELARRAVEEERLRFSRDLHDLLGHTLSVIVVKSEAARRLASRDVDAALAQVADIESVGRQALTEIREAVTGYRNGSLATELDRARSVLEAAGIEPVVHRSGPPLPAHTEPLLSWVVREAVTNAVRHSGAARCEITVAGTPERVRLRVCDDGTGDGTSTARPADGIGGIGGTGLQGLTERLAAAGGSLQAGPGRRGGFLVTAELPVDTTDSARAAEPREPAQTVRRRSQGSPEAEVLPEAEVLPEGGRAR from the coding sequence ATGTCCTGGATACGCAAGGCGTCGTGCCGACCGACCCCACTGGAGGCCGGCAAGCTCCCCGACACACCCGATCCCCAGCCCACCGGCTACTCCCTGCTGCCCTGGCTGCTGATGGGCATGGGCGCCTTCTCCAACCTCTTCCGGGGCGAGACGCCCAACCCGTGGATCGGCGGCCTGGGCCTGCTGACCTTCAACTCGCTCTACGTCTACATCGCGTTCCGCTCCTTCGTGAAGGAGAAGCGGGAGGCGGCCTCGACGCGGCTGGCACTGGTCCTGATGACGTTGGTGACCTGCGGCCTGGGCATGGGTTACGGCGGCACCTGGCTGCTGTTCTTCCCGCTGCTCGGCCTCGCGACGGGCGCGGTCGTCCGCATGCCGCACCTGCGCGTGGCCGGGGCGGTGGTGACCGTGCTGTGCGCGGTGGCGGCCGTCGTACGGGACGGCTGGGGCGGCATCGACACCGCGTACGCCACCTGGATCTCCACGATGGTGACGGCGGCGATCCTGTCCCTGTCCGAGGCGGTACGGGAACTGCGCGCCGCCCGCGAGGAGTTGGCGCGCCGCGCGGTCGAGGAGGAACGCCTGCGCTTCTCCCGGGATCTGCACGACCTGCTCGGCCACACCCTCTCGGTGATCGTGGTGAAGTCGGAGGCGGCGCGGCGGCTCGCGTCCCGCGATGTGGATGCCGCGTTGGCCCAGGTCGCCGACATCGAGTCCGTCGGCCGGCAGGCCCTCACGGAGATCCGCGAGGCGGTGACGGGCTATCGCAACGGCAGCCTGGCGACGGAACTGGACCGCGCCCGTTCCGTGCTGGAGGCCGCCGGCATCGAGCCCGTCGTCCACCGATCCGGCCCACCCCTCCCCGCGCACACCGAGCCCCTGCTGAGCTGGGTCGTCCGCGAGGCCGTCACCAACGCGGTACGCCACAGCGGGGCCGCGCGGTGCGAGATCACGGTGGCGGGCACACCGGAACGCGTGCGCCTGCGCGTCTGCGACGACGGTACCGGCGACGGTACGTCCACCGCCCGCCCCGCCGACGGCATCGGCGGCATCGGCGGCACCGGCCTCCAGGGGCTGACGGAACGCCTCGCAGCAGCGGGCGGCTCCCTGCAGGCGGGCCCGGGACGCCGGGGCGGCTTCCTGGTGACGGCCGAGCTGCCGGTGGACACGACGGACTCGGCTAGGGCGGCCGAGCCCCGCGAGCCGGCGCAGACGGTCCGACGCCGGTCCCAGGGTTCACCGGAGGCGGAGGTTCTGCCGGAGGCGGAGGTTCTGCCGGAGGGCGGGCGAGCCCGGTAA